One stretch of Arachis hypogaea cultivar Tifrunner chromosome 20, arahy.Tifrunner.gnm2.J5K5, whole genome shotgun sequence DNA includes these proteins:
- the LOC140183022 gene encoding uncharacterized protein, protein MSIEFKPQTPDDIDKHITAKILDENERPNLHGAVQNYMIHGPCGPYNKNSPCMKNGSCSKFYPKEFRQRALIDEAGFSKYRRTDNGRTVKKRECVLDNKFIIAYNPELLLKFGCHINVEYTCQTSSIKYLFK, encoded by the coding sequence ATGAGTATCGAGTTCAAGCCACAAACACCAGatgacatagacaaacatataacaGCTAagattcttgatgaaaatgaaagGCCAAATCTACATGGAGCTGTTCAAAATTACATGATACATGGTCCATGTGGTCCGTACAACAAGAATTCACCTTGCATGAAGAATGGATCTTGTTCAAAGTTTTATCCCAAAGAGTTTAGACAGCGAGCACTCATTGATGAAGCCGGATTTTCCAAATATAGGCGTACTGATAACGGTCGAACAGTGAAAAAAAGGGAATGTGTACTAGACAATAAGTTCATTATTGCTTATAATCCAGAATTGTTGCTCAAGTTCGGGTGTCACATAAATGTGGAATACACATGCCAAACAAGTTCTATTAAGTATCTGTTTAAGTAA